The Impatiens glandulifera chromosome 3, dImpGla2.1, whole genome shotgun sequence genome contains a region encoding:
- the LOC124931515 gene encoding probable inactive receptor kinase At2g26730, with translation MAMFTGIMNKNPFFYLIFLFLTNPSSSSINAEPIQDRQILLSFISLVPHSNRIQWHSNQSACNWVGVGCDANHSSVLSLRLPGSGFVGPIPANTIGKLSQLRVLSLRSNRFTGQIPSDFSNLKLLRSLYLQGNNFSGDFPITILDLTHLTRLDLSTNNFTGSVPFSINNLTHLTGLFLEKNGFSGNLPSDIPSTLVNFNISNNHLNGSIPTTFSSFPASAFAGNDDLCGLPLQSCNPFFPSPASPSPISPPEKPTLMKSRNLSKASIVAISIGSGVLILLLLLLLVLCFRRKQRRVVSQKPPATVRSAAAEAGGSMIETGTSSTSKDDIVGSSVEERNKLVFFEGLNYSFDLEDLLRASAEVLGKGTVGTSYKAVLEEGTAVVVKRVKDVILSKRDFLIQMEILGKIRHDNVVSLMAYYYSTDEKLLVSDYVPAGSLSSLLHGNRSSGRAPLDWDNRITIGLSVARGLAHLHVTENIVHGNIKASNVLLRHNYDAAVSDFGLNPLFGNTSPPNRAAAAAGYRAPELMANLKPTLESDVYSYGVLLLELLTGKSPNQSSIGGDESVDLPRWVQSVVREEWTAEVFDVDLMRYENGVEEEMVQLLQIAMACVSHVPNQRPLMKDVLRLMEEMMNRLQIIRQSSDEQPSKESDGQTTPRDVTP, from the exons ATGGCCATGTTTACAggaattatgaataaaaatccTTTCTTTTATCTCATCTTCCTTTTCCTAAcgaatccttcttcttcttctatcaaTGCCGAACCGATTCAAGACAGACAAATACTCCTTTCTTTCATCTCTCTCGTTCCTCACTCTAATCGTATTCAATGGCACTCTAATCAATCCGCCTGCAATTGGGTCGGCGTCGGTTGCGACGCTAATCACTCCTCTGTTCTATCTCTCCGACTTCCCGGCTCCGGCTTCGTCGGTCCAATTCCGGCTAATACAATCGGCAAACTCTCTCAGCTTCGTGTTCTTAGTCTCCGTTCAAATCGTTTTACCGGCCAGATTCCTTCTGATTTCTCTAATTTGAAACTCCTCCGAAGTCTCTACCTTCAGGGTAATAATTTTTCAGGGGATTTTCCGATTACTATTCTTGACTTAACCCACTTGACTCGGCTTGATCTCTCTACCAATAACTTCACTGGGTCTGTTCCTTTCTCCATCAATAATCTAACTCACCTCACTGGTCTTTTCCTCGAGAAAAATGGTTTTTCCGGTAACTTACCCAGTGATATTCCCTCAACCCTGGTAAATTTCAACATCTCCAATAACCATCTCAACGGATCGATTCCAACAACGTTTTCAAGTTTCCCAGCTTCGGCTTTCGCCGGAAATGATGATCTTTGTGGCCTACCATTGCAGTCATGCAACCCTTTTTTTCCATCGCCGGCGTCGCCTTCTCCTATCTCCCCGCCGGAGAAGCCGACGTTAATGAAGTCGAGAAATCTCTCCAAAGCTAGTATTGTTGCTATTTCAATTGGGTCAGGTGTTTTAATCTTGTTACTTCTGCTTCTACTTGTACTCTGTTTTCGCCGGAAGCAGAGGCGTGTAGTTTCCCAGAAACCACCGGCAACAGTTAGATcggcggcggcggaggcggGGGGTTCGATGATCGAAACGGGAACATCGTCGACATCGAAGGACGATATTGTTGGAAGTTCTGTTGAAGAGAGGAACAAGTTAGTTTTCTTTGAGGGTTTGAATTATAGTTTCGATTTGGAAGATCTTCTTAGGGCGTCGGCGGAAGTTTTAGGAAAAGGTACCGTTGGTACGTCGTATAAGGCGGTGTTGGAGGAAGGAACGGCGGTGGTTGTAAAGAGGGTTAAAGATGTGATCTTGAGTAAGAGAGATTTCTTGATACAAATGGAGATTCTTGGAAAGATTAGACATGATAATGTTGTATCTCTTATGGCTTATTATTATTCAACTGATGAGAAATTGTTGGTTTCCGATTACGTTCCCGCCGGCAGcttatcttctcttcttcatg GTAACCGAAGTTCCGGCCGAGCACCACTTGACTGGGACAACCGTATAACCATTGGCCTGAGTGTCGCAAGAGGTTTAGCTCACCTACACGTAACAGAAAACATAGTTCACGGCAACATCAAAGCTTCCAACGTTCTTCTCCGTCACAATTACGATGCAGCCGTTTCAGACTTCGGCTTAAACCCACTATTCGGCAATACATCGCCGCCGAACAGGGCGGCGGCAGCGGCCGGGTATCGTGCGCCGGAGTTAATGGCGAATCTGAAACCAACGTTGGAATCTGACGTGTACAGCTATGGTGTTCTGTTATTGGAACTTTTGACCGGAAAATCTCCAAATCAAAGTTCGATCGGCGGCGATGAAAGCGTCGATCTTCCACGGTGGGTTCAATCGGTGGTGAGAGAGGAATGGACGGCGGAGGTTTTTGATGTGGATTTGATGAGATATGAAAATGGTGTAGAAGAAGAGATGGTCCAGCTTTTGCAGATTGCTATGGCGTGTGTTTCTCACGTGCCGAATCAGAGACCGTTGATGAAGGATGTTTTACGTTTGATGGAGGAAATGATGAACAGACTTCAGATTATACGACAGTCGTCCGATGAACAACCGTCTAAGGAATCGGATGGACAGACTACGCCGCGTGACGTCACGCCGTAG
- the LOC124929842 gene encoding aspartic proteinase 36-like — translation MVQLLQIAVACVSHVPNQRPLMKDVLRLMEEMMNRLQIIRQSSDEQPSKESDGQTTPHAAAELEQLRARDLRRHASIGNLLVVGTFSDPSIVGLYYTKIKLGSPPREFHVHIDTGSNVLWLNCKSCKNCPKKSSLGFSPNLFDPARSSSSTPLYCSDSLCTSSISQCTNGSSSSSPCDFSITYEDGSGSSGSYFTDFLHFDDTPARIVFGCSSYISGTLTLENYAIDGTLGLGYIYPSVVLQLASQGITPQIFSHCLGGDDKGVLVMGEIQDPGTVYSPLVQSTGYYSLDLKSITVKGKPLPVNPIIYSSSYGGGGTIIDSGTTLAYLVADAYDSLVIAVNNAVSEYSLPISYDGTLCYKFSRIDRFPDVVFNFAGNASLVLTIGFDGKRLHFECTTHH, via the exons ATGGTCCAGCTTTTGCAGATTGCTGTGGCGTGTGTTTCTCACGTGCCAAATCAGAGACCGTTGATGAAGGATGTTTTACGTTTGATGGAGGAAATGATGAACAGACTTCAGATTATACGACAGTCATCCGATGAACAACCGTCTAAAGAATCGGATGGACAGACTACGCCGCATGCC GCGGCGGAACTCGAGCAGCTAAGAGCTCGCGACCTAAGAAGACATGCAAGCATTGGTAACTTGTTGGTTGTTGGAACTTTCAGCGATCCCAGCATTGTCgg GttatattatactaaaattaagTTAGGTTCTCCTCCAAGGGAGTTTCATGTTCATATTGATACGGGAAGTAATGTTTTGTGGTTGAACTGCAAATCGTGTAAGAATTGTCCTAAAAAATCAAGTTTAGGg TTTTCGCCCAATCTGTTTGATCCGGCGAGATCGTCCTCTTCTACACCGTTGTATTGTTCGGACTCATTATGCACTTCTTCCATTAGTCAGTGTACTAATGGGAGTAGTAGTAGTAGTCCATGTGACTTTTCGATTACATATGAAGACGGTAGTGGGTCGTCGGGTTCATATTTCACCGACTTTCTGCATTTTGATGACACACCAGCTCGAATTGTTTTCGG ATGTAGTTCATATATATCGGGGACATTAACTCTAGAAAACTATGCCATTGATGGGACTTTGGGGCTGGGTTACATATATCCGTCAGTTGTATTACAATTAGCATCTCAAGGAATTACCCCTCAAATATTCTCGCATTGTTTGGGCGGAGATGACAAAGGGGTACTCGTTATGGGAGAAATTCAAGATCCGGGGACTGTGTATAGTCCTCTCGTGCAGTCAAC GGGTTATTATAGTTTAGATCTTAAAAGTATTACTGTCAAAGGGAAACCATTGCCAGTCAATCCGATTATTTACAGTAGTTCATATGGCGGTGGAGGAACCATTATTGATTCGGGGACAACTCTTGCATATTTGGTTGCGGATGCATATGATTCCCTTGTGATTGCT GTAAATAATGCAGTTTCTGAATATTCATTGCCTATAAGCTATGATGGAACCCTATGTTACAAATTCTCCAG GATTGACAGGTTTCCCGACGTCGTTTTCAATTTTGCTGGCAACGCATCATTGGTTTTGACCATTGGTTTTGACGGGAAAAGATTACATTTTGAATGCACGACCCATCATT GA